A section of the Rubritalea squalenifaciens DSM 18772 genome encodes:
- the gcvH gene encoding glycine cleavage system protein GcvH — translation MSVPENLRYTADHEWVLLEGDVATVGITDHAQEELTDIVFVELPEIGRECEEEEGVAVVESVKAASDIYAPLAGEIVGANEALEADPALVNTDPHGEGWIFKIKLSDPSQVEGLMDAAAYTAHIGG, via the coding sequence ATGAGCGTACCAGAAAATCTTCGTTACACAGCCGACCACGAGTGGGTTCTCCTTGAAGGAGACGTTGCTACCGTCGGTATCACAGATCACGCACAGGAAGAACTCACCGACATCGTTTTCGTCGAGCTGCCAGAAATCGGCCGCGAGTGCGAAGAGGAAGAAGGTGTGGCTGTTGTTGAGTCCGTTAAAGCTGCTTCAGACATCTACGCACCACTCGCTGGTGAGATCGTAGGCGCTAACGAAGCTCTCGAAGCTGACCCAGCACTCGTTAACACAGATCCACACGGTGAAGGCTGGATCTTCAAGATCAAGCTCAGCGATCCTTCCCAGGTTGAAGGCCTGATGGATGCCGCTGCTTACACCGCCCACATCGGCGGATAA
- the gcvT gene encoding glycine cleavage system aminomethyltransferase GcvT: MSETIQETPLAALHIELGAKMIPFAGWNMPVQYTSIMDEHTAVREDVGIFDISHMGQFFLSGAGAEEWLNGMLANDVNKLAVGEAQYTFMLNEQGGVIDDLIIYRFGEDQIFLVVNASMIDVDFAWLNKHLKDGLTLTNESDAWAGMAVQGPNAVATYAKLFPGRTLPSRNGIDKWEEDGQSFIVCRTGYTGEDGFEFFCGAAEGSAWFQKFVDAGAKPCGLGARDSLRLEVCYPLNGSDLSPERTPLQAGLGFFCALDTDFIGADVLRKQKENGLGERLVAIKYTGKGAPPRAHYGVFSKEGEQLGELSSGVLSPSLREGIAMAYLPVEFAKVGTLIDIDVRGRKFEAKVVKKPFYKKD, from the coding sequence ATGAGCGAAACGATCCAAGAGACACCTCTTGCGGCCCTTCATATTGAGTTGGGTGCCAAGATGATTCCGTTCGCCGGCTGGAACATGCCGGTACAGTACACCAGCATCATGGATGAGCACACCGCAGTGCGTGAAGATGTAGGTATTTTTGATATTTCCCACATGGGTCAGTTCTTCCTCAGCGGCGCAGGTGCCGAGGAGTGGCTGAACGGCATGCTGGCGAATGATGTGAACAAGCTCGCCGTCGGCGAAGCCCAGTACACGTTCATGCTGAATGAGCAGGGTGGGGTGATTGATGACCTCATCATCTACCGCTTCGGTGAAGACCAGATCTTCCTCGTGGTGAATGCCTCCATGATCGATGTAGATTTCGCCTGGCTCAACAAGCACCTCAAGGACGGTCTGACACTGACCAACGAGAGTGATGCCTGGGCAGGCATGGCCGTTCAGGGGCCAAACGCAGTAGCCACCTACGCAAAACTTTTCCCTGGCCGCACCCTTCCTAGCCGCAACGGCATCGACAAGTGGGAGGAAGACGGCCAGTCCTTCATCGTCTGCCGCACAGGCTACACCGGTGAAGACGGTTTTGAATTTTTCTGTGGTGCCGCTGAAGGTTCCGCATGGTTCCAGAAGTTCGTGGATGCCGGAGCCAAGCCATGTGGCCTTGGCGCTCGTGACAGCCTCCGCCTCGAGGTGTGCTACCCGCTGAATGGTTCCGACCTCTCTCCTGAGCGCACTCCGCTTCAGGCCGGACTCGGCTTCTTCTGCGCACTCGACACGGACTTCATCGGAGCCGACGTACTGCGCAAGCAGAAAGAAAACGGTCTTGGCGAGCGCCTCGTTGCGATCAAGTACACTGGCAAGGGTGCTCCTCCACGTGCGCATTATGGTGTATTCAGCAAGGAAGGTGAGCAGCTCGGCGAGCTCAGCTCCGGCGTACTTTCCCCAAGCTTGAGAGAAGGGATCGCTATGGCCTATCTCCCAGTTGAGTTTGCCAAAGTAGGTACTCTGATCGATATCGATGTCCGCGGTCGCAAATTTGAGGCCAAAGTCGTTAAAAAACCTTTTTACAAGAAAGACTAA
- a CDS encoding lipoate--protein ligase family protein codes for MSIFSTLRVWHDPVARTGPENMAVDQLLLEGVSEAPVLRFYAWCRPEVSFGYFESLAEARESFEGGDLEYVRRWTGGGIVDHRVDITYTLVVPREHAVAQMRGAGSYEVIHRAVAEALVQNGVSCKVIQVNEGGGESACFVNPVAFDITDNQGNKLAGAGQKRTRYGLLHQGSVQGVREPESWKQALVQALCDHAESWEPEEELLAKAQEVAAQRYAQQDWLEKRP; via the coding sequence GTGAGCATTTTTAGCACATTGCGGGTCTGGCATGATCCGGTGGCCCGGACAGGACCGGAGAACATGGCGGTGGATCAGCTGCTGCTGGAGGGTGTCTCTGAGGCTCCTGTGCTGCGTTTCTATGCCTGGTGCCGGCCAGAGGTAAGCTTTGGCTACTTCGAGTCCCTGGCGGAGGCCAGAGAGTCTTTTGAGGGGGGGGATCTGGAGTATGTGCGCCGCTGGACAGGTGGCGGGATCGTGGATCACCGGGTGGATATCACTTATACCCTGGTGGTGCCCCGCGAGCACGCGGTGGCGCAGATGCGCGGGGCGGGAAGCTATGAGGTGATCCACCGGGCGGTGGCTGAGGCGCTGGTGCAGAACGGGGTCTCCTGCAAGGTGATCCAGGTGAATGAGGGCGGCGGTGAGTCCGCGTGCTTCGTGAATCCGGTGGCTTTTGACATCACCGACAACCAGGGGAACAAGCTCGCCGGTGCCGGGCAGAAGCGCACCCGTTATGGTCTGCTCCATCAGGGAAGCGTGCAGGGGGTGAGGGAGCCGGAGAGCTGGAAGCAGGCGCTGGTGCAGGCTCTGTGTGATCATGCAGAGTCCTGGGAGCCAGAGGAAGAGCTGCTGGCTAAAGCTCAGGAAGTGGCGGCCCAGCGCTATGCCCAGCAGGACTGGCTGGAGAAACGCCCTTGA
- the selA gene encoding L-seryl-tRNA(Sec) selenium transferase, with amino-acid sequence MSQALRALPSVEKFTQSLLPLTNLPKPLVVAFVRHEVADWRKQLLGGKEASREEIEESITTALQAFAASRLQPVINGTGVLIHTNLGRSPLGKTAASALEEIATGYSNLEFNLPEGNRGKRAGYLETALACLVDAEAATAVNNCAAALVLMLRHFTSGEKKEVIVSRSELVEIGGGFRVPEILETSGAKLVEVGATNKTHLRDYEKAIGPNTALILKVHRSNFYIEGFTAEPPVPEIAELAKKHGIPLIEDLGSGAVMHTDDLAPIDHEPTPQEALRNGIDLVCFSGDKLLGGPQSGIIAGRKDFIAGIKKEPFFRAVRCDKLILAALQESIDEYLRTQSTPKETDVPVLKALAAPLDELTTRAGAIASKLSTITKGTLSVTEATATTGGGTMPRSEIPSIALKIEPTGISLNKLSRELRIGSPAIVGYTQEDSFLLDLRTIFSWQDEMIAERLLQILA; translated from the coding sequence ATGTCTCAAGCACTCCGCGCTCTACCATCTGTCGAGAAGTTCACCCAAAGCCTGCTTCCGCTAACCAATCTGCCCAAGCCGCTCGTTGTGGCCTTTGTACGCCATGAGGTAGCCGACTGGCGTAAACAGCTATTGGGTGGCAAGGAAGCCAGCCGGGAAGAGATCGAGGAATCAATCACTACGGCGCTGCAGGCCTTCGCTGCGTCTCGCCTGCAACCAGTCATCAATGGCACGGGCGTCTTGATCCATACGAACCTTGGCCGCTCCCCCCTAGGGAAAACCGCAGCTTCCGCTCTGGAAGAAATCGCCACCGGCTATTCGAACCTGGAGTTCAACCTGCCGGAAGGCAACCGTGGCAAGCGCGCTGGCTATCTGGAAACCGCCCTCGCCTGCCTGGTCGATGCCGAGGCCGCCACGGCCGTGAACAACTGCGCGGCGGCGCTGGTACTCATGCTTCGCCACTTCACCTCAGGCGAGAAGAAAGAGGTGATCGTCTCTCGCTCTGAGCTGGTGGAAATCGGCGGAGGCTTCCGCGTTCCAGAAATCCTGGAGACCTCCGGAGCCAAGCTCGTAGAGGTAGGGGCTACTAACAAGACTCACCTGCGTGACTACGAGAAAGCCATCGGCCCGAACACCGCACTCATTCTCAAGGTCCACCGCTCCAACTTCTACATCGAAGGCTTCACCGCGGAACCTCCTGTTCCAGAGATCGCCGAACTGGCCAAAAAACACGGCATCCCTCTCATCGAAGACCTCGGCTCAGGCGCCGTCATGCACACGGATGACCTCGCCCCCATCGACCATGAGCCGACCCCGCAGGAAGCTCTACGCAACGGGATCGACCTAGTCTGCTTCTCCGGAGACAAGCTGTTAGGCGGACCGCAGTCAGGCATCATCGCCGGGCGCAAAGACTTCATCGCTGGCATCAAAAAAGAGCCCTTCTTCCGCGCTGTTAGGTGCGATAAACTCATCCTCGCCGCGCTGCAGGAGAGTATCGACGAATACCTCCGCACTCAGTCCACACCTAAAGAGACAGACGTGCCCGTCCTCAAAGCTCTTGCCGCACCGTTGGATGAACTCACCACTCGTGCGGGGGCGATCGCTTCCAAGCTTTCCACCATCACCAAGGGCACCCTCTCTGTCACTGAGGCTACAGCCACGACTGGTGGTGGCACCATGCCCCGTTCGGAGATTCCCTCCATCGCCCTCAAGATTGAGCCGACTGGAATCAGTCTGAACAAGCTCTCCCGGGAGCTACGCATTGGCTCGCCAGCCATCGTGGGCTACACCCAGGAGGACAGCTTCCTGCTCGACCTGCGCACCATCTTCAGCTGGCAGGATGAGATGATCGCCGAGCGGCTCCTCCAGATACTTGCCTAG
- the gcvP gene encoding aminomethyl-transferring glycine dehydrogenase: protein MAVYADFCSRHVGVHGETRDEMIKELGYERIVDLIEDAVPAEIRDGAELDLPEALSETDALELLKMIMGQNEVFKSFIGQGYYGTHTPAVIQRNVLENPGWYTAYSPYQAEIAQGRMEALVNFQTMITDLTGLDIANASLLDEGTAAAEAVALARSNKPKGTTVFVSDKCLPQTIDVVKNRCEPLNIEVLVGDWKSFDPSTCEGLFATLVQYPNVEGAIEDYAEFHEKVHAAKATTIVAADILSLTVLRAPGQFGTDICIGSSQRFGVPMGFGGPHAGFIACIDKLKRKLPGRIIGISIDPEGRKGYRIALQTREQHIRRDKATSNICTAQVLLAVMASMYAVYHGPDGLRNIAFNVHEMAQVAAGSICSKGYEIVSDSFFDTITVKTPGQAEEFHAKAAEVGINLRSIDADHVGISCDETTSIDDMMALLSIFDVEEPVVPNEDEVAWDEVHERTTEFCTASVFNSYHSETEMLRYLARLEKRDLALNESMISLGSCTMKLNATSEMIPVTWPEVGQMHPFVPEEQCQGYLDMLDSLSDWLAEITGFAAVSLQPNAGSAGEYAGLLAIRRYHADRGDKQRVDCLIPTSAHGTNPASAVMAGMKVVPVKCDDQGNIDVADLKAKAEKHADTLACLMVTYPSTHGVYESTIKEICELIHANGGQVYMDGANMNAQVGLTSPGKIGADVCHLNLHKTFCIPHGGGGPGVGPIGVAEQLVPYLPGHIGMENNEGAVSSAPYGSASINVISWMYIAMMGGDGLTEATKIAILNANYVAKRLSEHFPILYTGNKGLVAHECIIDVRGLTEQSDVTVEDIAKRLMDYGYHGPTMSWPVAGTLMIEPTESESKKELDRFCDAMISIRQEIQEIIDGKADKENNILKHAPHTAQVVTRDEWDRPYSRQKAAYPMEILRDHKFWPYIGRIDNVYGDRNLVCSCAGMEEYGEA, encoded by the coding sequence ATGGCTGTATACGCAGACTTTTGTAGCCGCCACGTAGGCGTGCACGGTGAAACCCGTGATGAGATGATCAAGGAGCTCGGCTACGAGCGCATCGTAGATCTCATCGAAGATGCCGTACCTGCTGAGATTCGCGACGGTGCTGAGCTGGACCTTCCAGAGGCACTGAGCGAGACTGATGCTCTTGAGCTTCTTAAGATGATCATGGGTCAGAATGAAGTATTCAAATCCTTCATCGGTCAGGGTTACTACGGTACACACACACCAGCGGTCATCCAGCGTAACGTGCTGGAGAATCCAGGCTGGTACACAGCATATTCCCCATACCAGGCTGAGATCGCTCAGGGCCGTATGGAGGCGCTGGTAAACTTCCAAACCATGATCACAGACCTTACCGGTCTGGATATTGCAAACGCATCATTGCTTGATGAGGGCACTGCAGCAGCAGAAGCTGTAGCTCTTGCTCGTTCTAACAAGCCTAAGGGAACTACAGTATTTGTCTCTGATAAGTGCCTTCCTCAGACAATCGATGTGGTCAAGAACCGCTGTGAGCCACTCAACATCGAAGTGCTCGTTGGCGACTGGAAGTCTTTCGACCCATCAACATGTGAAGGTCTCTTTGCGACTCTGGTTCAGTATCCAAACGTTGAGGGTGCGATCGAAGACTACGCGGAATTCCACGAGAAAGTACATGCTGCCAAGGCAACCACTATCGTAGCCGCAGACATTCTCTCACTTACCGTGCTCCGTGCACCAGGCCAGTTCGGTACAGACATCTGTATCGGCAGCAGCCAGCGCTTCGGTGTTCCTATGGGCTTCGGTGGACCACACGCAGGTTTCATTGCTTGTATCGACAAGCTCAAGCGTAAGCTTCCAGGCCGTATCATCGGTATTTCCATCGATCCTGAAGGTCGCAAAGGTTACCGTATCGCGCTCCAGACACGTGAGCAGCACATCCGCCGTGATAAGGCGACTTCCAACATCTGTACCGCACAGGTGCTTCTTGCGGTGATGGCCTCCATGTATGCTGTTTACCATGGTCCGGACGGACTGCGTAACATTGCTTTCAATGTGCATGAAATGGCTCAAGTGGCAGCAGGATCCATCTGCTCCAAAGGCTACGAGATCGTCAGCGATTCCTTCTTCGACACGATCACCGTCAAGACTCCAGGCCAGGCTGAGGAATTCCACGCCAAGGCTGCGGAAGTGGGTATCAACCTTCGTAGTATCGATGCTGACCACGTAGGTATCAGCTGTGATGAGACTACCTCTATCGATGACATGATGGCGCTTCTGTCCATCTTCGACGTCGAGGAGCCAGTGGTGCCAAACGAAGATGAAGTAGCTTGGGATGAAGTACACGAGCGTACCACAGAGTTCTGTACCGCTTCTGTCTTCAATAGCTATCACTCTGAGACCGAGATGCTCCGCTACTTGGCGCGTCTCGAGAAGCGTGACCTTGCGCTGAATGAGTCTATGATCTCTCTCGGTTCCTGCACCATGAAGCTCAATGCGACTTCTGAGATGATCCCGGTGACCTGGCCTGAAGTGGGTCAGATGCACCCATTCGTTCCAGAAGAGCAGTGCCAAGGCTACCTCGACATGCTCGACAGTCTTTCCGACTGGCTTGCTGAGATCACAGGCTTTGCGGCAGTTTCCCTGCAGCCAAACGCTGGTTCCGCAGGTGAGTACGCAGGTCTACTTGCGATCCGCCGCTACCATGCTGACCGTGGTGACAAGCAGCGTGTTGACTGCCTGATCCCAACTTCTGCTCACGGTACCAACCCAGCCTCTGCTGTCATGGCAGGCATGAAGGTGGTTCCTGTGAAGTGTGATGATCAAGGCAACATTGACGTAGCAGACCTCAAGGCCAAGGCTGAGAAGCACGCAGACACACTTGCCTGTCTCATGGTGACCTACCCATCCACACACGGTGTGTATGAGTCCACCATTAAGGAAATCTGTGAGCTTATCCACGCTAACGGCGGTCAGGTCTACATGGACGGTGCTAACATGAACGCTCAGGTTGGTCTCACCAGCCCAGGCAAGATCGGTGCAGACGTTTGCCACCTGAACCTTCACAAGACCTTCTGTATCCCACACGGTGGTGGTGGTCCTGGTGTAGGCCCAATCGGTGTAGCTGAGCAGCTTGTTCCATATCTTCCTGGTCACATCGGTATGGAGAACAATGAAGGAGCTGTTTCTTCCGCACCTTACGGTTCTGCTTCCATCAACGTCATTTCCTGGATGTACATCGCCATGATGGGCGGAGATGGCCTGACAGAGGCTACCAAGATCGCGATCCTCAATGCGAACTATGTGGCGAAACGCCTCAGTGAGCATTTCCCGATTCTCTACACAGGGAACAAAGGCCTCGTAGCTCACGAATGTATCATTGATGTTCGTGGCCTGACTGAGCAGTCTGACGTGACTGTGGAGGATATCGCCAAGCGTCTCATGGACTATGGCTACCACGGCCCAACCATGTCTTGGCCAGTTGCGGGTACGCTCATGATCGAGCCTACCGAGTCTGAGTCCAAGAAGGAACTCGACCGCTTCTGTGATGCCATGATCAGCATCCGTCAGGAAATCCAAGAGATCATCGACGGTAAGGCAGACAAGGAAAACAACATCCTCAAGCACGCTCCGCACACTGCTCAGGTGGTGACCCGTGATGAGTGGGACCGCCCATACTCCCGCCAGAAGGCTGCTTACCCGATGGAGATTCTCCGCGATCACAAGTTCTGGCCATACATCGGCCGTATCGATAACGTATACGGTGACCGCAACCTCGTCTGCTCCTGCGCAGGCATGGAGGAGTACGGCGAAGCCTAA
- a CDS encoding DUF5069 domain-containing protein: MSTATTFPRSPKDEIDGIPYFPRMVDKIRKFAAGELHEDYHKNLGKALDLWTCQLLKIEYSELVDFVQGGATDEEALAWSFEKGGKPEATVKEWWCSYARNRGFRDDLSEKLELRKAEAGMADRHDICSFFDFMDAEEGR, translated from the coding sequence ATGTCTACGGCAACCACTTTTCCAAGAAGCCCGAAGGATGAAATTGATGGTATTCCTTACTTCCCCCGTATGGTCGACAAGATCAGAAAATTCGCCGCAGGGGAGCTCCATGAGGACTACCACAAGAACCTCGGCAAGGCGCTCGATCTCTGGACCTGTCAGCTGCTCAAGATCGAGTACAGTGAGCTGGTAGACTTTGTCCAAGGTGGTGCTACAGATGAAGAAGCACTCGCTTGGTCCTTTGAAAAGGGTGGAAAGCCTGAAGCTACAGTCAAGGAATGGTGGTGCAGCTACGCACGCAACAGGGGATTCCGCGATGATCTCTCCGAGAAACTCGAGCTGCGTAAAGCAGAGGCTGGTATGGCTGACCGCCATGATATCTGCAGTTTCTTTGATTTCATGGATGCAGAGGAAGGACGCTAA
- a CDS encoding PEP-CTERM sorting domain-containing protein (PEP-CTERM proteins occur, often in large numbers, in the proteomes of bacteria that also encode an exosortase, a predicted intramembrane cysteine proteinase. The presence of a PEP-CTERM domain at a protein's C-terminus predicts cleavage within the sorting domain, followed by covalent anchoring to some some component of the (usually Gram-negative) cell surface. Many PEP-CTERM proteins exhibit an unusual sequence composition that includes large numbers of potential glycosylation sites. Expression of one such protein has been shown restore the ability of a bacterium to form floc, a type of biofilm.): MKAKTALNGIIASAPLVFASAASAVVVNFSFSPFEYDYPDASDLDPIVISGTLVGDEDVASGPVSITVTNNSIPGDDWITSDAPTITLIAFDGDILPAPDSWTGSDPSVDFELDGMNLPGGNNLTPDFNSDFGLGAAPPPAHTGLDPGETLTINFTGSFDDIYEALYNGDLRIGLHVQQIGDDFGNSASYINDTPPPPPDDEIPEPSSGVLVLLTSLGFLIRRRR, encoded by the coding sequence ATGAAAGCAAAAACAGCACTAAACGGCATCATTGCTAGTGCGCCTTTGGTCTTTGCCAGCGCCGCATCAGCGGTTGTCGTTAACTTCTCATTCAGTCCGTTTGAGTATGATTATCCGGACGCTTCCGACCTAGATCCCATTGTTATATCTGGTACTTTGGTTGGTGATGAGGATGTTGCCAGTGGTCCTGTATCTATTACAGTTACCAATAATTCAATCCCAGGAGATGACTGGATTACTTCAGATGCTCCTACAATCACACTGATCGCCTTTGATGGTGATATATTACCTGCGCCAGACAGCTGGACAGGATCAGATCCCAGTGTTGATTTCGAATTAGATGGAATGAACCTTCCAGGCGGCAACAATCTCACTCCTGACTTTAACAGTGACTTTGGACTGGGAGCAGCTCCGCCTCCAGCTCATACGGGTCTGGATCCAGGGGAGACCCTGACTATTAACTTTACTGGTAGTTTCGATGATATCTACGAAGCCCTATACAATGGCGATCTTCGCATCGGACTCCATGTTCAGCAAATTGGTGATGATTTTGGCAACTCAGCATCATACATCAATGATACGCCACCACCACCGCCGGATGATGAAATCCCTGAACCTAGTTCTGGTGTGCTAGTACTCCTAACATCGTTAGGTTTCTTGATCCGTCGTCGACGCTAG
- a CDS encoding FHA domain-containing protein, with product MPRITITEPGRSPQPYRLKLDRESTSIGRASDNDIRIEAGSASTHHCVMKRVSGGFILEDLKSTNGLKVDDTRFSVIDLEDDLTVHIGDDVEFHFTLSDEELEQLSEEDFTPHEKVQFPSSVAAADDEDDDDFEEAPRKKKQPVAEDLDDDDDDFEEAPRKKAQPKKQPAPVAAAPAAAPSYAAAAPKVPTSNPAATLLFLILCIGAVVLGLVVHHYQDTKTFLFAKPAPEAPAKPAEKPAE from the coding sequence ATGCCAAGAATCACGATCACAGAACCTGGTAGATCCCCGCAGCCTTATCGCCTCAAGCTGGACCGCGAGTCCACAAGCATTGGCCGCGCATCAGACAATGACATCCGTATCGAAGCTGGCTCCGCCTCCACCCACCACTGTGTGATGAAGCGAGTCTCCGGCGGATTCATCCTGGAGGATCTGAAGTCCACCAACGGCCTCAAGGTCGATGACACCCGTTTCTCCGTGATCGATCTTGAAGACGATCTCACCGTCCACATTGGGGATGATGTAGAGTTTCACTTCACTCTCAGTGATGAGGAGCTGGAGCAACTCTCTGAGGAAGACTTCACCCCACACGAGAAAGTCCAGTTCCCTAGCAGTGTCGCTGCAGCGGATGACGAGGACGACGATGATTTCGAAGAAGCCCCGCGCAAGAAAAAGCAGCCAGTCGCCGAAGACCTCGATGACGATGATGACGACTTCGAAGAAGCACCACGCAAGAAAGCTCAGCCGAAGAAGCAGCCAGCTCCCGTAGCTGCAGCGCCAGCCGCCGCCCCGTCCTACGCTGCAGCAGCGCCCAAGGTACCAACCAGCAACCCTGCCGCCACCTTGCTCTTCCTGATCCTCTGCATTGGAGCGGTCGTGCTGGGGCTGGTGGTTCACCACTATCAGGACACCAAGACCTTCCTCTTCGCCAAGCCAGCTCCGGAAGCCCCGGCAAAGCCTGCTGAGAAACCAGCGGAGTAA
- a CDS encoding 3-deoxy-7-phosphoheptulonate synthase, whose product MDHLQTDDLRIAAISPLISPAVLSYYLPITDKAAEVVSKARTEAESILNGSDDRVLVVVGPCSIHDTSAAIEYAERLKDLAERFSDDLLIIMRVYFEKPRTTVGWKGLINDPHLDGSFDINRGLRIARELLLELNTMGMPAATEFLDTISPQYVADLISWGAIGARTTESQVHRELASGLSMPVGFKNGTRGTIQIALDAIQAAAGAHHFLSVTKQGVSAIVSTAGNPACHIILRGSSDGPNYSKEHVDAVADQLKSKGLPEQVMVDCSHGNSMKDYRNQPAVVADLCEQIAGGSKAVASVMIESNLIEGAQKLTDDPSQLTYGQSVTDQCIGWQSTEDVVEQLAKAVQARRKA is encoded by the coding sequence ATGGACCACCTTCAGACAGACGACCTGCGAATCGCCGCGATTTCCCCGCTCATTTCACCGGCCGTCCTCTCTTACTATCTTCCTATCACCGACAAAGCCGCCGAGGTCGTCTCCAAAGCCCGTACAGAGGCTGAGAGCATCCTCAATGGCTCTGACGACCGCGTGCTCGTCGTCGTCGGTCCTTGCTCCATTCATGACACCTCAGCCGCCATCGAGTACGCTGAGCGCCTCAAGGATCTCGCCGAGCGTTTTTCCGATGACCTGCTCATCATCATGCGCGTCTACTTTGAGAAGCCACGCACCACCGTCGGCTGGAAAGGTCTGATCAACGATCCACACCTCGACGGCTCCTTCGATATCAACCGTGGCCTCCGCATCGCCCGCGAGCTCCTGCTCGAGCTCAACACCATGGGTATGCCTGCCGCCACCGAGTTTCTCGATACCATTTCCCCGCAGTACGTCGCCGACCTCATCTCCTGGGGTGCCATCGGCGCACGCACCACCGAGTCCCAGGTACACCGCGAGCTAGCCTCCGGGCTCTCCATGCCGGTCGGCTTCAAGAACGGTACCCGCGGCACCATCCAGATCGCTCTGGATGCCATCCAGGCCGCCGCTGGCGCCCACCACTTCCTCTCCGTCACCAAACAAGGTGTCTCCGCCATTGTCTCCACCGCGGGTAACCCGGCCTGCCACATCATCCTGCGTGGCTCCTCAGACGGCCCGAACTACTCCAAGGAACACGTGGATGCCGTCGCGGATCAGCTCAAGTCCAAGGGACTGCCAGAGCAAGTCATGGTCGACTGCTCACACGGCAACTCCATGAAAGACTACCGCAACCAGCCTGCCGTCGTGGCAGACCTCTGCGAGCAGATCGCTGGCGGCTCCAAGGCCGTCGCTTCCGTCATGATCGAGTCCAACCTCATCGAAGGCGCCCAGAAGCTCACAGACGACCCATCCCAGCTCACCTACGGCCAGTCCGTCACTGATCAATGCATCGGCTGGCAGTCCACCGAGGACGTCGTCGAGCAGCTCGCCAAGGCAGTCCAGGCGCGCAGAAAGGCCTAA
- a CDS encoding endonuclease/exonuclease/phosphatase family protein — protein sequence MPVSFFRKSLSFLALLVFSLPLIGGELRVVSYNIKHGEGMDGKLDLERTAAVLKKLNADVIALQEVDKNCIRSGGVDQAATLAKMLGMHHYFGKAIPLGKGEYGNAVLSKFPIEATKLHQLPGAGEKRVVAEVQVKVGGEKVSICSNHLDHKSEQVRMQQIEAFAAAVADYQHPLLLTGDFNAQPDSKVMAYCRKQWTLVDKEGAKKTCPATNPRVEIDYCVLLNWKVKKAFSRVVDESVASDHRPVLTVLQW from the coding sequence ATGCCTGTTAGTTTTTTTAGAAAGTCACTTTCGTTTCTCGCTTTGTTGGTTTTCAGCCTGCCTCTGATAGGGGGCGAGCTGAGAGTGGTCTCCTATAATATTAAGCATGGCGAGGGCATGGATGGGAAGCTGGATCTGGAGCGAACCGCAGCGGTGCTGAAGAAGCTCAACGCCGATGTCATCGCCCTGCAAGAGGTGGACAAGAATTGCATCCGCAGTGGAGGTGTGGACCAGGCGGCCACTCTGGCCAAGATGCTGGGTATGCATCATTATTTTGGAAAAGCGATCCCTCTCGGCAAGGGGGAGTACGGCAATGCCGTGCTGAGTAAATTCCCTATAGAGGCTACCAAGCTGCACCAGCTCCCGGGCGCAGGTGAGAAGCGGGTGGTAGCGGAAGTCCAGGTTAAGGTGGGCGGGGAGAAAGTTTCCATCTGCAGCAATCACCTAGACCACAAGTCAGAGCAGGTTCGCATGCAGCAGATCGAGGCCTTTGCGGCTGCTGTGGCTGACTACCAGCACCCTTTGTTGCTGACAGGTGATTTCAATGCCCAGCCGGACTCCAAGGTGATGGCTTATTGCCGTAAGCAATGGACGCTTGTGGACAAAGAAGGTGCGAAAAAGACCTGTCCGGCTACGAATCCTCGTGTGGAGATCGATTACTGTGTCCTCCTTAATTGGAAGGTGAAGAAGGCGTTCAGCCGTGTGGTCGACGAATCTGTAGCCTCTGATCACCGCCCAGTCCTTACGGTGCTGCAATGGTGA